Proteins encoded in a region of the Oncorhynchus gorbuscha isolate QuinsamMale2020 ecotype Even-year linkage group LG16, OgorEven_v1.0, whole genome shotgun sequence genome:
- the LOC123999271 gene encoding guided entry of tail-anchored proteins factor 1-like isoform X2, with protein MATVYVWLLVLGSVVLCNLVKMLLPSISSYLSKVFQKNVEDEIEMRAAIQTMKKELSSINMMDEFARYARLERKINKMTDKLKTYVKSRTGQQTKIKWVVNIVYYILQAVLMISLIWKYYADPVTVLPSGVGITCWLVVCNKVVAIILQAVA; from the exons ATGGCGACTGTGTACGTCTGGTTGCTGGTTTTAGGGTCTGTGGTCTTATGCAACCTCGTCAAAATGTTGTTACCTTCAATTTCCTCCTAT CTGTCCAAAGTTTTCCAGAAGAATGTGGAAGATGAGATAGAGATGAGGGCAGCGATTCAGACCATGAAGAAGGAGCTTTCTTCCATCAACATGATGGACGAGTTCGCCAGGTACGCACGGCTCGAGCGCAAGATCAACAAGATGACGGACAAGTTGAAGACTTATG TTAAATCCAGAACTGGTCAGCAGACAAAAATCAAATGGGTCGTCAACATAGTGTATTATATTCTGCAG GCTGTGCTGATGATCTCTCTGATCTGGAAATACTATGCTGACCCAGTGACGGTCTTGCCCA GTGGTGTTGGAATCACATGCTGGCTCGTTGTTTGTAACAAGGTAGTGGCTATAATTCTCCAAGCGGTGGCTTGA
- the LOC123999271 gene encoding guided entry of tail-anchored proteins factor 1-like isoform X1 gives MATVYVWLLVLGSVVLCNLVKMLLPSISSYLSKVFQKNVEDEIEMRAAIQTMKKELSSINMMDEFARYARLERKINKMTDKLKTYVKSRTGQQTKIKWVVNIVYYILQAVLMISLIWKYYADPVTVLPSKWISPLERMVAFPSGVAGGVGITCWLVVCNKVVAIILQAVA, from the exons ATGGCGACTGTGTACGTCTGGTTGCTGGTTTTAGGGTCTGTGGTCTTATGCAACCTCGTCAAAATGTTGTTACCTTCAATTTCCTCCTAT CTGTCCAAAGTTTTCCAGAAGAATGTGGAAGATGAGATAGAGATGAGGGCAGCGATTCAGACCATGAAGAAGGAGCTTTCTTCCATCAACATGATGGACGAGTTCGCCAGGTACGCACGGCTCGAGCGCAAGATCAACAAGATGACGGACAAGTTGAAGACTTATG TTAAATCCAGAACTGGTCAGCAGACAAAAATCAAATGGGTCGTCAACATAGTGTATTATATTCTGCAG GCTGTGCTGATGATCTCTCTGATCTGGAAATACTATGCTGACCCAGTGACGGTCTTGCCCAGTAAGTGGATTTCTCCTCTAGAGCGAATGGTGGCCTTCCCATCTGGAGTAGCAG GTGGTGTTGGAATCACATGCTGGCTCGTTGTTTGTAACAAGGTAGTGGCTATAATTCTCCAAGCGGTGGCTTGA
- the LOC123999271 gene encoding guided entry of tail-anchored proteins factor 1-like isoform X3, with translation MGKCQIWLSKVFQKNVEDEIEMRAAIQTMKKELSSINMMDEFARYARLERKINKMTDKLKTYVKSRTGQQTKIKWVVNIVYYILQAVLMISLIWKYYADPVTVLPSKWISPLERMVAFPSGVAGGVGITCWLVVCNKVVAIILQAVA, from the exons ATGGGTAAATGCCAGATTTGG CTGTCCAAAGTTTTCCAGAAGAATGTGGAAGATGAGATAGAGATGAGGGCAGCGATTCAGACCATGAAGAAGGAGCTTTCTTCCATCAACATGATGGACGAGTTCGCCAGGTACGCACGGCTCGAGCGCAAGATCAACAAGATGACGGACAAGTTGAAGACTTATG TTAAATCCAGAACTGGTCAGCAGACAAAAATCAAATGGGTCGTCAACATAGTGTATTATATTCTGCAG GCTGTGCTGATGATCTCTCTGATCTGGAAATACTATGCTGACCCAGTGACGGTCTTGCCCAGTAAGTGGATTTCTCCTCTAGAGCGAATGGTGGCCTTCCCATCTGGAGTAGCAG GTGGTGTTGGAATCACATGCTGGCTCGTTGTTTGTAACAAGGTAGTGGCTATAATTCTCCAAGCGGTGGCTTGA
- the LOC123999272 gene encoding non-histone chromosomal protein HMG-14-like, with amino-acid sequence MPKRSKANADAEAAEPKRRSERLVNKPTPPKAEPKPKKEKAVPKPKKAKEVKKAAPEEKEVPAENGEAKAEEEEPATEEPEQKEDAAE; translated from the exons ATGCCTAAAAGGAGCAAA GCAAACGCTGATGCTGAGGCAGCAGAG CCCAAGAGGAGATCTGAGAGGTTGGTAAAT AAACCAACCCCTCCAAAGGCAGAGCCCAAGCCAAAG AAGGAGAAGGCAGTACCCAAGCCCAAGAAGGCTAAGGAGGTGAAGAAGGCTGCACCTGAGGAGAAGGAGGTGCCTGCAGAGAATGGCGAAGCCAAAGCTGAGGAAGAG GAACCAGCCACAGAAGAACCTGAACAGAAAGAAGATGCGGCAGAATAA